The following proteins come from a genomic window of Streptomyces sp. NBC_01716:
- a CDS encoding CGNR zinc finger domain-containing protein — MEQALVDVCGGNVCRSSDLLLAFVNSGPHGSGRTELLGDTEALGAWMTGAGLMGDSERVTGADAVAGRELRDALATVFRAHSDCPDGAMLLPDAEEYLRWTAERYPLTLRITAEGCDLAPSQTGILGAFGALFAAAADLASRGIWARMKVCKNPTCHSGFFDKTRNSSGLYCGSACSSQAAQRAYRSRLKSERAS; from the coding sequence ATGGAGCAGGCACTCGTGGACGTGTGCGGCGGGAACGTGTGCCGCAGCTCGGATCTGCTGCTGGCGTTCGTCAATTCCGGCCCTCACGGCAGCGGTCGGACCGAACTGCTGGGGGACACCGAGGCGCTGGGCGCGTGGATGACCGGTGCGGGGCTGATGGGGGACTCCGAGAGGGTCACTGGCGCGGACGCAGTCGCCGGCCGGGAGTTGCGCGACGCGCTCGCCACCGTCTTCCGCGCCCACTCGGACTGCCCGGACGGGGCCATGCTTCTGCCCGACGCCGAGGAGTACCTCCGGTGGACGGCGGAGCGTTACCCGCTCACTCTGCGGATCACCGCGGAGGGCTGCGACCTCGCGCCGTCCCAGACCGGAATCCTCGGCGCCTTCGGCGCTCTGTTCGCCGCGGCGGCCGATCTGGCCTCGCGGGGCATCTGGGCCCGGATGAAGGTGTGCAAGAACCCCACCTGTCACTCGGGCTTCTTCGACAAGACCCGCAACTCCTCGGGCCTGTACTGCGGTTCGGCGTGCAGCTCACAGGCCGCCCAACGCGCCTACCGCAGCCGCCTGAAGAGCGAAAGAGCGTCCTGA
- a CDS encoding carboxymuconolactone decarboxylase family protein, protein MTLTTRQQQVKDDFRRIRGTWGPAWESILRLDPDFLEAYLRLSAVPWRSDHLPPKVKEFIYIAVDAAATHLYEPGIRQHVRAAVAHGATAEELVEVLELTSTLGIHATNIGIPLLLEVLTEEGLRTGPAPLDERRRRLREDFTERRGYWHEFWDGLLEVDPELFEAYLGFSSVPWDKGVLEPKVKELIYVAFDASATHLYVPGLKLHLRNAVRHGATTGEIMEVLEIASVIGIHTATVAAPIVEEELRAAHE, encoded by the coding sequence ATGACGCTCACCACTCGCCAGCAGCAGGTCAAGGACGATTTCCGCAGGATACGTGGGACCTGGGGCCCGGCCTGGGAGAGCATTCTGCGGCTCGATCCCGATTTCCTCGAAGCCTATCTGCGGTTGTCCGCCGTCCCCTGGCGCAGCGACCATCTCCCGCCGAAGGTCAAGGAGTTCATCTACATCGCGGTGGACGCCGCCGCCACCCACCTCTACGAGCCCGGCATCCGCCAGCACGTGCGCGCCGCCGTCGCCCACGGCGCGACCGCCGAGGAACTCGTCGAGGTGCTGGAGCTGACCAGCACGCTCGGTATCCACGCCACCAACATCGGTATCCCGCTGCTGCTGGAGGTCCTCACCGAGGAGGGGCTGCGCACCGGGCCGGCGCCGTTGGACGAACGGCGCCGCCGGCTCCGCGAGGACTTCACCGAACGGCGCGGCTATTGGCACGAGTTCTGGGACGGCCTGCTGGAGGTGGACCCCGAACTGTTCGAGGCGTACCTGGGGTTCTCCTCCGTCCCGTGGGACAAGGGCGTACTGGAACCCAAGGTGAAGGAGCTGATCTACGTCGCCTTCGACGCCTCCGCCACCCATCTGTACGTCCCCGGGCTGAAGCTCCACCTGCGCAACGCCGTACGGCACGGTGCGACCACCGGGGAAATCATGGAGGTGCTGGAGATCGCGAGCGTGATCGGCATCCACACCGCGACGGTGGCCGCGCCCATCGTGGAGGAGGAACTGCGCGCCGCTCACGAGTGA
- a CDS encoding YoaK family protein: MRQIVSEVREVLVPDLSGRHGPLPPLLLVLTVVTGLVDAFSYLALGRVFVANMTGNIVFLGFALAGASGFSVVASVLALAAFVAGAVAGGRLAHRVPRHRGRLLLSVTVVQTVLLLVAWVISRVADPPFDGGVRWALIVLLAVAMGAQNAVVRSLAVPDLTTTVLTMTVTGIAADGRPGGGSRSRAGVRVLTVAAMFLGALAGAALIVHGNTDIPLLCSACVVAAVALALVPVRRARGSWTG, encoded by the coding sequence GTGCGACAGATCGTGAGCGAGGTCCGGGAGGTGCTGGTCCCTGACCTGTCGGGCCGGCACGGCCCGTTGCCCCCGCTGCTGCTGGTGCTGACCGTGGTCACCGGTCTGGTGGACGCGTTCAGCTATCTCGCACTGGGCCGGGTTTTCGTGGCGAACATGACCGGCAACATCGTCTTCCTCGGCTTCGCCCTGGCGGGTGCTTCGGGGTTCTCGGTGGTGGCGTCCGTTCTGGCGCTCGCGGCGTTCGTCGCCGGTGCGGTGGCCGGAGGGCGGCTGGCTCACCGGGTGCCGAGGCACCGTGGCAGGCTGCTGTTGTCCGTCACCGTGGTGCAGACCGTACTGCTGCTGGTGGCGTGGGTGATCAGCCGGGTGGCGGATCCGCCGTTCGACGGCGGAGTCCGGTGGGCGCTGATCGTGCTGCTCGCGGTGGCCATGGGCGCGCAGAACGCGGTGGTGCGCTCTCTGGCTGTGCCCGATCTGACCACGACGGTTCTGACGATGACGGTCACCGGTATCGCGGCTGACGGTCGTCCGGGCGGCGGCAGCAGGTCCAGGGCGGGGGTGCGCGTCCTGACGGTGGCGGCCATGTTCCTCGGTGCCCTGGCCGGTGCGGCGCTCATCGTCCACGGGAACACGGACATTCCTCTGCTGTGTTCGGCGTGTGTGGTGGCCGCTGTCGCGCTCGCGCTGGTGCCGGTACGGCGGGCGCGCGGGTCCTGGACCGGTTGA
- a CDS encoding PP2C family protein-serine/threonine phosphatase translates to MLMADTFGGSTVRLGGIMLALPALAAVFAGPGPVVVIAVVMLPAYVVTLSVNGHLNWEDAPVSLATALLVSAAAVGAARVREKRARELEQSRRVTARTQATLLRPLPSRLGPVEISSAYLASDAESTIGGDAYACAVVDGRPRVMVGDVQGKGLSTLEVVLFLLTAFREAARQGVVLDDLPAFLDDAVRRDLARTGDVAGVGGGGGQAPEVGQRRRECFVTVVVAEVVGEGEAVRLANCGHPAPLLLSGGRVRELTASMPALPVGLLDLDSDPVRVDTHRLDAGDTLLLYTDGLVEARDEAGDFYPLAQRIGAWASRPPDALLDALQADLRHYARLEDDVAMVTVRRATEPGA, encoded by the coding sequence ATGCTGATGGCCGATACTTTCGGCGGGTCGACCGTGCGGCTGGGTGGGATCATGCTGGCTCTGCCGGCTCTGGCGGCGGTGTTCGCCGGGCCGGGGCCGGTGGTGGTGATCGCGGTGGTGATGTTGCCGGCGTATGTGGTGACGCTTTCCGTGAACGGACATCTGAACTGGGAAGATGCGCCGGTTTCGCTTGCGACGGCGTTGCTTGTCAGCGCGGCGGCGGTGGGTGCGGCGAGGGTTCGGGAGAAGCGGGCGCGGGAGTTGGAACAGTCGCGCCGGGTCACGGCCCGGACGCAGGCGACGTTGTTGCGTCCGTTGCCCTCGCGGCTGGGTCCGGTGGAGATCTCGTCGGCGTATCTGGCGTCGGACGCGGAGTCGACGATCGGCGGGGATGCGTATGCGTGTGCGGTGGTCGACGGCCGGCCGCGGGTGATGGTGGGGGATGTGCAGGGGAAGGGGCTGTCGACTCTTGAGGTGGTGCTGTTTCTGCTGACCGCTTTCCGGGAGGCGGCCCGGCAGGGAGTGGTGCTGGATGATCTGCCGGCTTTTCTGGATGACGCGGTGCGCCGTGATCTGGCTCGTACGGGGGACGTGGCGGGTGTGGGCGGCGGCGGGGGACAGGCGCCTGAGGTGGGGCAGCGGAGGCGGGAGTGTTTCGTGACGGTGGTCGTCGCCGAGGTGGTCGGTGAGGGCGAGGCGGTACGGCTGGCCAACTGCGGTCATCCGGCGCCTCTTCTCCTGAGCGGGGGGCGCGTGCGGGAACTGACGGCGTCCATGCCCGCGCTGCCGGTCGGGCTGCTCGACCTCGACAGCGATCCTGTGCGGGTCGACACCCATCGTCTGGACGCGGGTGACACCCTGTTGCTCTACACCGACGGTCTTGTCGAGGCCCGTGACGAAGCCGGCGACTTCTACCCGTTGGCGCAGCGTATCGGCGCCTGGGCGTCCCGCCCTCCGGACGCCTTGCTGGACGCCCTCCAGGCCGACCTGCGCCACTACGCCCGCCTTGAGGACGACGTCGCGATGGTCACGGTGCGGCGCGCCACGGAGCCCGGGGCGTGA
- a CDS encoding DUF6221 family protein, with product MNQDLVTFLHARLDEEADLARRCDGDSCGEWAAHGHTVDFCQGELPGFHPAIALHVALHDPARVLREVGAKRGVLARHVLSPATGDHELPWDNRDDCQYDGEPWPCDDLLDLASPYADHPDYPRRL from the coding sequence ATGAATCAAGACCTGGTGACGTTCCTTCACGCACGGCTGGATGAGGAGGCCGATCTGGCCCGGCGCTGCGATGGTGACAGCTGTGGGGAGTGGGCCGCCCACGGGCACACGGTCGACTTCTGCCAAGGAGAACTCCCCGGCTTCCATCCAGCGATCGCCCTGCACGTGGCGCTGCACGATCCGGCTCGCGTTCTGCGGGAAGTCGGGGCCAAGCGAGGCGTGCTCGCCCGCCATGTGCTCAGTCCGGCCACGGGCGACCACGAACTGCCGTGGGACAACCGCGATGACTGCCAGTACGACGGTGAGCCCTGGCCATGTGACGACCTGCTCGACCTCGCGTCACCCTACGCCGATCACCCTGACTACCCCCGACGCCTCTGA
- a CDS encoding NAD(P)H-dependent oxidoreductase — protein sequence MTIAHPPKPGSALWVYAHPRGGSLNDRLFREGTQALSARYEVMTSDLHAQGFDPVLSGRDLGEFADKPGNMAEQAGEAYARGQLPAEVREEQAKLAAAELLIVQFPLWWYGPPAILKGWLDRVLTAGFAYGDLDAENGLPLRYGDGGLVGRRALIVVTAGEDARSIGPRGISGDLDSLLFPLTHGTLWYVGIETLDLHVIHDADTLDAAGVDREAQRLRDRLGTVDAEPARRFRRLRDGDYQGTRALHEALLPGRTDLGIHLAHDG from the coding sequence ATGACGATCGCACATCCGCCGAAGCCGGGCTCCGCCCTGTGGGTGTACGCGCACCCCCGCGGAGGCTCTCTGAACGACCGCCTCTTCCGGGAGGGAACCCAGGCACTGTCCGCGCGGTACGAGGTGATGACGTCCGACCTGCACGCCCAGGGTTTCGATCCCGTACTCAGCGGCCGCGACCTCGGAGAGTTCGCCGACAAGCCGGGGAACATGGCCGAGCAGGCGGGCGAGGCGTACGCGCGTGGGCAGTTGCCTGCCGAGGTGCGCGAGGAACAGGCCAAGCTCGCGGCGGCGGAGCTGCTGATCGTGCAGTTCCCCCTGTGGTGGTACGGGCCACCGGCGATCCTGAAGGGCTGGCTCGACCGGGTGCTCACGGCTGGGTTCGCCTACGGCGACCTCGATGCCGAGAACGGGTTGCCCCTCCGCTACGGCGACGGCGGCCTCGTCGGACGCAGGGCGCTCATCGTCGTGACCGCGGGCGAGGACGCACGCTCCATCGGCCCGCGCGGCATCAGTGGCGACCTCGACTCCCTGCTGTTCCCCCTCACCCACGGCACTCTCTGGTACGTGGGCATCGAAACGCTCGACCTGCACGTGATCCACGACGCCGACACCCTGGACGCCGCCGGTGTCGACCGGGAGGCCCAGCGCCTGCGCGACAGGCTCGGGACCGTCGACGCCGAGCCGGCCCGGCGGTTCCGGCGCCTGCGCGACGGCGACTACCAGGGCACCCGCGCACTGCACGAAGCCCTTCTTCCCGGCCGCACCGACCTCGGCATCCACCTGGCACACGACGGATGA
- a CDS encoding FAD-dependent oxidoreductase translates to MTTPVTVIGAGLGGLALARVLHLHGIPVTVYEADASATARSQGGMLDIHPRNGQPALAAAGLIEEFRGLVLEGRESYRVLDRTGTVLLDLPDDGTGSRPEVQRGQLRQLLLDSLPEGTVRWGHKVTGVRALDEGRHEVRFADGSAVITSLLIGADGAWSRVRPVLSDAAPTYVGVTSVETFLFDGATRHRAAAEAVGAGSLFALAPGKGFVVQREGDGTLHAYAQFVKPLDWLADTDPADAAAVTARVVSELDGWAPQLTALLTDSDTAPVLRRLHTLPVGHRWDRTPGVTLLGDAAHLAPPNGEGANLAMLDGAELGQAITAHPDDVEKALADYEQAMFPRAAEAGGEDVYGIMLGDDAPHSWIAMMSDDEQPS, encoded by the coding sequence ATGACAACACCGGTCACGGTCATCGGAGCGGGCCTCGGCGGTCTTGCTCTGGCCCGCGTCCTGCACCTTCACGGCATCCCGGTCACGGTCTACGAAGCGGACGCCTCGGCGACCGCACGCAGTCAGGGCGGCATGCTCGACATCCATCCCCGGAACGGCCAACCGGCGCTCGCGGCAGCCGGGTTGATCGAGGAGTTCCGCGGCCTCGTCCTGGAGGGCCGCGAGTCCTACCGGGTTCTTGACCGGACGGGGACCGTACTGCTCGACCTGCCCGACGACGGGACGGGCTCGCGTCCCGAAGTGCAGCGCGGTCAGCTGCGGCAGCTGCTGCTCGACTCGCTTCCGGAGGGCACCGTCCGGTGGGGACACAAGGTCACCGGTGTGCGGGCCCTCGACGAGGGGCGCCACGAGGTGCGCTTCGCCGACGGCAGCGCAGTCATCACGAGTCTGCTGATCGGGGCTGACGGGGCGTGGTCACGGGTGCGGCCGGTGTTGTCCGACGCCGCCCCGACGTATGTGGGCGTCACCTCCGTCGAGACCTTCTTGTTCGACGGGGCCACCCGTCATCGCGCCGCCGCGGAAGCGGTGGGCGCCGGCTCGTTGTTCGCGCTCGCGCCGGGGAAGGGGTTTGTGGTCCAGCGGGAGGGCGACGGGACGCTTCATGCCTACGCGCAGTTCGTGAAGCCGCTCGACTGGCTCGCCGACACCGACCCCGCCGACGCCGCGGCCGTGACGGCACGGGTCGTTTCAGAGCTGGACGGCTGGGCGCCACAGCTCACCGCGCTCCTCACCGACAGCGACACCGCGCCGGTCCTGCGCCGCCTTCACACCCTTCCGGTCGGGCACCGCTGGGATCGAACGCCCGGGGTCACTCTCCTCGGCGACGCGGCCCACCTCGCGCCCCCGAACGGCGAAGGGGCGAATCTGGCCATGCTGGACGGCGCAGAGCTCGGCCAGGCCATCACCGCGCACCCCGACGACGTCGAGAAGGCGCTGGCCGACTACGAGCAGGCCATGTTCCCGCGTGCTGCCGAAGCCGGCGGCGAGGACGTCTACGGCATCATGCTCGGCGATGACGCACCCCACAGCTGGATCGCCATGATGAGCGACGACGAACAGCCGTCATGA
- a CDS encoding S8 family peptidase has protein sequence MAAVRDTKRRAAVAITTAATLAAVLGAGLAAPAQAAPAEGRILHAGAAEAVPGSYIVTLKQTAGLKASTAQGKKLIAGYGGQIKRTYTSALNGYAATLSGVEAKRLAADPAVATVEQDQKVHSTATQTNAPWGLDRIDQPNLPLNGTYNYPDSAGGGTTVYVLDTGVRITHQEISGRASYGWDFVDNDATAQDGAGHGTHVATTVAGTTYGAAKKAKIVAVRVLGNNGSGTTAGVIAGVDWITANHVASSVANVSLGGGPSTSLDDAVRRSIASGVTYSIAGGNSGALASNYSPARVSTAITVGATTRTDARATYSNYGPTVDIFAPGSSITAGWNTSDSATYTGDGTSFAAPHVSGAAAVYLTNHPGASPAAVATALVSGATSNVITGVGTGSPNKLLKLVP, from the coding sequence ATGGCAGCAGTACGCGACACCAAGCGGCGGGCCGCCGTGGCGATCACCACCGCGGCGACCCTGGCGGCGGTACTCGGCGCAGGCCTGGCCGCACCCGCCCAGGCCGCCCCGGCGGAAGGCCGGATCCTGCACGCCGGTGCGGCCGAGGCAGTGCCCGGAAGCTACATCGTCACCCTGAAGCAGACGGCCGGACTCAAGGCGTCAACAGCCCAGGGCAAGAAGCTGATAGCGGGTTACGGGGGCCAGATCAAGCGCACCTACACGTCGGCACTCAACGGCTACGCCGCCACCCTCAGCGGCGTCGAGGCCAAGCGGCTCGCCGCGGACCCCGCGGTCGCGACCGTCGAGCAGGACCAGAAGGTCCACTCGACCGCCACCCAGACCAACGCGCCCTGGGGGCTGGACCGTATCGACCAGCCGAACCTGCCGCTGAACGGCACGTACAACTACCCGGACTCGGCCGGCGGCGGCACGACCGTCTACGTTCTCGACACCGGCGTGCGCATCACCCACCAGGAGATCAGCGGCCGGGCCTCGTACGGCTGGGACTTCGTCGACAACGACGCCACCGCCCAGGACGGTGCGGGCCACGGCACGCACGTCGCCACGACCGTCGCCGGCACCACCTACGGCGCGGCCAAGAAGGCGAAGATCGTCGCCGTGCGTGTCCTCGGCAACAACGGCTCCGGTACGACCGCCGGGGTCATCGCCGGCGTCGACTGGATCACCGCCAACCACGTCGCCTCCTCCGTCGCCAACGTCTCGCTCGGCGGCGGGCCCAGCACCTCGCTGGACGACGCGGTGCGCAGATCCATCGCGTCCGGCGTCACGTACTCCATCGCCGGCGGCAATTCCGGCGCGCTCGCGTCCAACTACTCGCCCGCCCGGGTGTCGACCGCGATCACCGTCGGCGCCACCACCAGGACGGACGCGCGGGCCACGTACTCCAACTACGGCCCCACCGTGGACATCTTCGCGCCCGGCTCAAGCATCACGGCGGGCTGGAACACCTCGGACAGCGCCACCTACACCGGCGACGGCACCTCCTTCGCCGCGCCGCACGTGTCGGGCGCCGCCGCGGTCTATCTGACGAACCACCCGGGCGCGTCCCCGGCGGCCGTCGCCACGGCGCTGGTCAGCGGCGCGACGTCCAACGTCATCACGGGCGTAGGGACCGGCTCCCCGAACAAGCTGCTCAAGCTCGTCCCGTAA
- a CDS encoding TetR/AcrR family transcriptional regulator, which yields MTTKGKRAARRTDALSTQLIVRAATEILDADGETALTFRALTRHLNTGYGAIYHHVANKSDLLAAATDDVIARAVAEQVTIAEPREALRALALGLFDAIDAHPWVGAQLTREPWRSALFDVYKSVNEQLQALNVPEEAVFDSAGVLVNYILGVAGQNAANARVLADNGTERADFLEDVAARWAQLDPARHPWAQGAAKRLCEHDDRAQFLAGIDLILAGIEAVHREHKDS from the coding sequence ATGACGACCAAGGGCAAACGGGCGGCCCGGCGCACTGACGCGCTGTCCACACAGCTGATCGTCCGGGCAGCAACCGAGATCCTCGACGCCGACGGCGAGACCGCGTTGACTTTCCGCGCGCTCACCCGGCACCTGAACACCGGCTACGGGGCGATCTATCACCACGTGGCCAACAAGAGCGACCTGCTCGCGGCGGCCACCGACGACGTCATCGCTCGCGCCGTGGCCGAGCAAGTCACCATCGCGGAGCCCCGGGAAGCGCTGCGTGCCCTCGCACTCGGCCTGTTCGACGCGATCGATGCGCACCCCTGGGTCGGCGCGCAACTCACCCGGGAGCCCTGGCGATCAGCGCTGTTCGACGTCTACAAGAGCGTCAACGAGCAGCTACAGGCCCTCAACGTGCCCGAAGAGGCCGTGTTCGACTCGGCGGGCGTACTCGTGAACTACATCCTCGGAGTCGCCGGACAGAACGCCGCGAACGCCCGCGTGCTCGCCGACAACGGAACCGAACGAGCCGACTTCCTCGAAGACGTCGCCGCACGGTGGGCCCAACTCGACCCCGCCAGACACCCCTGGGCGCAGGGTGCGGCGAAGCGACTGTGTGAGCACGACGACCGTGCGCAATTCCTCGCCGGCATCGACCTCATCCTCGCCGGCATCGAGGCCGTGCACCGCGAGCACAAAGACAGCTGA
- a CDS encoding Dps family protein yields MTASAAPGSSRRADKDITGFEASPQFAQALQQIVVDLIELNIQGKQAHWNVVGHNFRDLHLQLDQIVDDAREAADTIAERMRALGAVPDGRSDTVAATTTLPQYLTGEQSVSTVVDLFTVRLRAAVDTVRTYHDQVDREDPSTADLLHSIIDGFEKHAWMVGAENRTV; encoded by the coding sequence ATGACCGCTTCCGCCGCCCCCGGGTCCTCCAGACGAGCCGACAAGGACATCACCGGGTTCGAGGCTTCCCCGCAGTTCGCCCAGGCACTGCAGCAGATCGTCGTCGACCTGATCGAGCTCAACATCCAGGGCAAGCAGGCCCACTGGAACGTGGTCGGCCACAACTTCCGGGACCTGCACCTCCAGCTCGACCAGATCGTCGACGACGCCAGAGAGGCGGCCGACACCATCGCCGAACGCATGCGGGCCCTGGGCGCGGTCCCCGACGGGCGCTCCGACACCGTGGCGGCGACCACGACCCTGCCCCAGTACCTGACCGGCGAACAGAGCGTCAGCACCGTGGTCGACCTCTTCACCGTGCGTCTGCGGGCCGCCGTCGACACCGTGCGTACGTACCACGACCAGGTCGACCGCGAAGACCCCTCGACGGCCGACCTCCTGCACAGCATCATCGACGGCTTCGAGAAGCACGCCTGGATGGTCGGCGCGGAGAACCGGACCGTCTGA
- a CDS encoding DinB family protein, which translates to MTDTKPPRADADERTTLLGFLDYLRSAVAGKATGVPEPQVRTPGVPSGTSLLGLVKHLTVVERFYFLGEDTADWAASMRPAPEETAEQLLAGYRDAVEQANRVITACPDLSLPIPHPPRPASTPTMRWVLVHMIEETGRHAGHADILREQADGSTGR; encoded by the coding sequence ATGACCGACACCAAGCCCCCGCGCGCCGACGCCGACGAGAGGACGACGCTGCTCGGCTTTCTCGACTACCTGCGGAGCGCGGTCGCGGGCAAGGCGACGGGGGTCCCGGAGCCCCAGGTCCGTACTCCCGGAGTGCCTTCGGGCACCAGCCTCCTGGGACTCGTCAAACACCTGACGGTCGTCGAACGATTCTACTTCCTGGGCGAGGACACCGCCGACTGGGCCGCCAGCATGCGGCCCGCGCCCGAGGAGACCGCGGAGCAGCTGCTCGCCGGCTACCGCGACGCCGTCGAGCAGGCGAACCGCGTGATCACGGCCTGCCCCGATCTGAGCCTCCCGATCCCCCACCCTCCGCGTCCCGCGTCCACCCCCACGATGCGATGGGTCCTGGTCCACATGATCGAGGAGACCGGACGGCACGCGGGCCACGCCGACATCCTCCGTGAACAGGCCGACGGCTCCACCGGCCGCTGA
- a CDS encoding DMT family transporter — translation MTILCVLFALLGAASNATGTVLQRKAALVVPRGDAFRLRLLLDMVRQPVWMLGICAVACAALFQALALIEGPLSLAQPVFILELPFALLIALPILHRSLPATGWYAITCLVAGLALAVAAAAPSPGTTHAPMASWIIAIALCLGAMGLAVLLAIRLPSGARRAALIGAAAAIGNALTAALIKSAANTFSEDGLVAFLTTWQTYGFVVCGIAAVFLLENALQAGPIAASQPALTIGDATVSLVLGVALYSEHIRTGWWFLPQLGGVALIVISTVYLSRAIPLTREVSG, via the coding sequence CTGACGATCCTTTGTGTTCTCTTCGCTCTGTTGGGAGCCGCGAGCAATGCGACGGGCACGGTGCTGCAGCGCAAAGCCGCCCTCGTGGTGCCACGCGGCGACGCGTTCCGTCTCCGGCTGCTGCTGGACATGGTCCGTCAGCCCGTATGGATGCTCGGTATCTGCGCCGTGGCCTGCGCGGCGCTCTTCCAGGCCCTCGCGCTCATCGAAGGACCGCTGTCCCTCGCCCAGCCCGTATTCATCCTCGAACTGCCATTCGCGCTGCTGATCGCTCTGCCGATCCTGCACCGCTCCCTGCCCGCGACCGGCTGGTACGCGATCACCTGTCTGGTCGCCGGACTCGCCCTGGCCGTCGCCGCCGCGGCCCCGAGCCCCGGCACGACCCACGCCCCGATGGCCTCGTGGATCATTGCCATCGCCCTGTGCCTGGGCGCGATGGGGCTCGCGGTGCTTCTCGCGATTCGCCTCCCGTCCGGCGCGCGCAGAGCCGCCCTCATCGGGGCAGCGGCGGCCATCGGCAACGCGCTCACCGCCGCGCTGATCAAGTCCGCGGCCAACACCTTCTCGGAGGACGGCCTCGTCGCGTTCCTCACCACCTGGCAGACCTACGGATTCGTTGTCTGCGGCATCGCGGCGGTGTTCCTCCTTGAGAACGCCCTCCAGGCCGGACCCATCGCCGCCTCACAGCCCGCCCTCACCATCGGCGACGCGACAGTCAGCCTCGTCCTCGGCGTCGCGCTCTACTCCGAACACATCCGAACGGGCTGGTGGTTCCTCCCCCAACTCGGTGGCGTCGCCCTCATCGTCATCAGCACGGTCTACCTCTCCCGAGCCATCCCCCTCACCCGCGAAGTCTCCGGCTGA
- a CDS encoding TetR/AcrR family transcriptional regulator: MSGSGQGTGSAAGSRRKDARRNHQALLEAAAAVFVTSGVEAPVRDIAARAGVGMGTIYRHFPTRADLVIAVYRHQVDACAEAGPVLLATGPTPHAALEGWVDLFVDFLVTKHGLAAALQTDNASFETLHAYFLDRLVPVCSQLLDAAVASGEIRSGFEALQLMRGIGNLCIGADSDPGYDARRLVALLVAGLRQPS, translated from the coding sequence GTGAGCGGCAGCGGTCAGGGTACGGGCAGCGCGGCGGGGTCCAGGCGTAAGGACGCCCGACGTAACCACCAGGCCCTGCTGGAGGCGGCCGCCGCCGTCTTCGTCACCTCGGGTGTGGAAGCGCCGGTACGTGACATCGCGGCCAGGGCCGGGGTCGGAATGGGTACGATCTACCGCCACTTCCCCACCCGGGCGGACCTCGTCATCGCCGTCTACCGCCACCAGGTCGACGCCTGCGCCGAAGCCGGTCCGGTCCTTCTGGCGACCGGTCCGACGCCGCACGCGGCCCTCGAAGGGTGGGTCGACCTCTTCGTCGACTTCCTGGTCACCAAGCACGGCCTGGCAGCCGCGCTGCAGACCGACAACGCCAGCTTTGAAACGCTGCACGCGTACTTCCTCGACCGCCTCGTGCCGGTGTGCAGCCAGTTGTTGGACGCGGCCGTCGCCTCCGGTGAGATCCGCTCCGGCTTTGAGGCGCTCCAGCTCATGCGTGGCATCGGCAACCTCTGTATCGGCGCCGACAGCGACCCCGGCTACGACGCGCGCCGCCTGGTCGCGCTTCTTGTGGCAGGACTACGCCAACCGTCCTGA
- a CDS encoding PadR family transcriptional regulator — MVLPGGAHSGVSQLRRGILQFCVLALLRDNEKYAFELVRELCDAHGLATSEGTIYPLLSRLRKEGWVSTVWKESETGPPRRYYTLTAAGRTALTDFAGEWGTFKSTVDSLLGSEGSHQ, encoded by the coding sequence ATGGTACTTCCTGGTGGAGCGCATTCCGGAGTGAGTCAACTCCGGCGTGGGATCCTGCAGTTCTGCGTTCTGGCTCTCCTCCGCGACAACGAGAAGTACGCCTTCGAGCTCGTACGGGAACTGTGTGACGCCCACGGTCTCGCGACCAGTGAAGGCACCATCTATCCGCTGCTCTCACGACTCCGGAAGGAGGGGTGGGTGAGCACCGTATGGAAAGAGTCCGAGACCGGACCACCGCGCCGCTACTACACGCTGACGGCCGCGGGCCGAACCGCACTGACTGATTTCGCCGGTGAGTGGGGGACTTTCAAATCCACCGTCGACAGCCTTCTGGGCAGCGAGGGGAGTCATCAGTGA